In a genomic window of Gigantopelta aegis isolate Gae_Host chromosome 9, Gae_host_genome, whole genome shotgun sequence:
- the LOC121381028 gene encoding uncharacterized protein LOC121381028, whose protein sequence is MNVKNEMSIDIKIPFPSERCAEIAYRSLNVDQEPKRGGVKRTLVFAENMLHVHFEASEARKLRVSVNSFMDHVILVTNTMDQFGPPP, encoded by the exons ATGAATGTCAAGAATGAGATGAGCAT TGATATCAAGATACCTTTTCCATCTGAGCGCTGTGCTGAGATAGCTTACAGATCTCTAAATGTGGACCAGGAGCCAAAGAGGGGTGGTGTAAAAAGAACTTTGGTGTTTGCTGAGAACATGTTGCATGT ACATTTCGAGGCCAGCGAAGCACGAAAGCTTCGGGTGAGCGTCAACTCCTTCATGGACCATGTTATTTTGGTTACCAATACAATGGACCAGTTTGGACCACCACCATAG